The nucleotide sequence TACCTGCTCGCGGGGATGCTCTTCTACACCGAGTTCCGCAACGCGGTGGCCCGGGTGGCGCACGTCCGCGAGCTGACCGGGGCCCACGACTGGATCGTCACGCCGCGCTCGGGCCGCGCCCTGCCGGCGCCCGCCGCCCGCCGGGCGGCCTGACCCCCGGCCCGACCCTCGACCGCGTCCGGTGACCGGCGAAACCGCCGGTCACCGGACCACCGCACGTCGCACGCAGGCGTTAGCGTGGCGGGCGGCGTCGGGACCGGCGCCACCCTCGACGAGGAGCTGGTGGTGGTCGTGGTCGCTGCAGGAGCACAGGCGTTGGTCCAGGGGATGCCGGCGGCGCTGCCCGCGGCCGACACCCTCATCCAGGCGAACGCCGTCGACTACCTCATCCTCGCGGTCTACTTCGTCTTCGTCCTCGGCATCGGGCTGCTGGCCCGCCGGTCGGTGTCGGACTCGGTCGACTTCTTCCTGTCGGGCCGGTCGCTGCCGGCGTGGGTGACCGGCCTGGCGTTCATCTCGGCCAACCTCGGCGCCGTCGAGATCATGGGCATGAGCGCCAACGGCGCCCAGTTCGGCATCCCGACCGTCCACTACTTCTGGGTCGGCGCCATCCCGGCGATGCTCTTCCTCGGCGTCGTGATGATGCCGTTCTACTACGGCTCCAAGGTGCGCTCGGTCCCCGAGTTCATGTTCCGGCGCTTCGGCACCGGCGCGCATCTCGTCAACGCGCTGTCGTTCGCCGTCGCCCAGCTGCTCATCGCGGGCGTCAACCTCTACCTGCTCGGCTCGATCGTCCATGCGCTGCTCGGGTGGCCGCTGTGGGTCGCGCTCATCGTCGCCGCGATCATCGTCCTGTCGTACATCACCCTCGGCGGGCTGTCCGCGGCGATCTACAACGAGGTCCTCCAGTTCTTCGTCATCGTCGCGAGCCTCCTGCCCCTGGTCCTCCTCGGGCTGCACAAGGTCGGCGGCTACGACGGGCTGAAGCAGAAGATCACCGAGATGGCCGCGGCCAACCCCGACAAGATCGCCCCGGCCGAGCAGCAGCTGAACTCGTGGCCGGGCCAGGCGCTGACCGGGTTCGACAACGGCTTCCTGTCGGTCGTCGGCATCGTCTTCGGCCTCGGCTTCGTCCTCTCCTTCGGCTACTGGACGACCAACTTCGTCGAGGTCCAGCGGGCGATGGCCTCGGAGTCGATCTCGGCCGCGCGCAAGACGCCGGTCATCGGCGCCTTCCCCAAGATGTTCGTCCCCTTCCTCACGATCTTCCCCGGCATGCTCGCCGCGGTCCTCGTCAAGGAGATCGTCGACCTCAAGAACGGCCAGGTCGTGCCGGGCGGGGCGTCGGGCGAGGGCGTCAAGTACAACGACGCCCTGCTCTACCTCATGCGCGACCTGCTGCCCAACGGCCTGCTCGGGCTGGCCATCACGGGTCTGCTCGCGGCGTTCATGGCCGGCATGGCGGCCAACATCTCCGCGTTCAACACGGTCTTCAGCTACGACCTGTGGGAGCGCTACATCCGCAAGGACCGCAGCGACGACTACTACCTGCGGATCGGCCGCCTCGCGACGGTGCTCGCCACCTTCATCGCGATCTTCACCGCCCTCGTGGCCAGCTCGTTCAGCAACGTCATGGACTACCTCCAGACGCTGTTCGGCTTCTTCAACGCGCCCCTGTTCGCCACGTTCATCCTCGGCATGTTCTGGAAGCGGATGACCCCGACGGCGGGCTGGTCGGGCCTGGTGTCGGGCACGCTCGCGGCCGTCGTCGTCGCCGTCCTCAGTGACGGCACGCTGGGCGGGCTGAGCACGGGCGTCATCCCGCTGAGCGGCCAGGGGGCGGCGTTCGTCGCGGCGGCCGCGGCGTTCGTCGTCGACGTCCTCGTCTCGGTCGTGGTGACGATGAGGACCGAGCCGAAACCCGCGTCCGAGCTCGTCGGTCTCGTCTACTCCGAGACGCCGGTCGAGCAGCGCACCGACCCCAACGAGGCGTCCTACCCCTGGTACCGCCGGACCGTCCCGCTCGCGGGGCTGGCCCTGGGCATGGTCGTCGTCCTCAACGTCCTCTTCTGACGAGGGAGCAGTCATGGCAGACACGCACAAGGCAGGCGCCTTCGACATCCGCAACGTCATCGGCGGGCTGCTCGCGATCTACGGCGTGATCCTCACGCTCATGGGGCTGTTCGGCGACCCCGAGACCGAGAAGACCGGCGGCGTCAACGCCAACCTCTGGGCGGGCCTCGGCCTGCTCGTCGTGGGCCTGGGGTTCATCGCGTGGTCGCGGATCCGGCCGATCGTCGTGCCTGAGCACGTCGAGCCGGTCGGCGACGACCCCACGCGTCCCGCGCCCAAGAAGCGCCCGCGCAAGGGGCACTGACCGGTGGGCGGCCCCACGCGGGTCGGCGACCTCGCCGCGCACCTCGCGGTACCGGCGGGCGAGGGCCCCTGGCCGGGGCTCGTGCTGGTCCACGAGGCGTTCGGCCTCGACGACAACATGCGCGCCCTCGCCGACCGGATGGCCGGGGCCGGGTTCCTCACCCTCGCCCCGGACCTCTTCTCGCGCGGCCGCCGGTCGGCCTGCCTGCGGGCGACCTTCACCGCGCTGCGGCGCGGGCACGGCGCCGCCTTCGACGACGTCGAGGCCGCGCGGGCGCAGCTGCTCGCCGACGAGCGCTGCTCGGGCCGGGTCGGGGTCATCGGCTTCTGCATGGGCGGCGCGTTCGCGCTGGCCCTCGCCCCGCGGCCCGGCTGGGACGCCGCGGCCGCCAACTACGGGATGCTCCCGAGCGCGCCCGACGCGCTCGACGGGGCGTGCCCGGTCGTCGCGAGCTACGGCGGCCGCGACCGCAGCCTCACCGGCGCCGCCGAGAAGCTCGAGGTCGCGCTGACGGCCCGCGGTGTGCCGCACGACGTCCGCGAGTACCCGGGCGCCGGGCACTCGTTCCTCAACCCCACCGACTCGGCGCCGTGGTGGATGGCGCCGGTGACCCGCTTCGTCCTGCACGCCGGCCCGGAGCCGGCCGCGGCGGCCGACGCGTGGGGGCGCATCGACTCCTTCCTCGCCGAGCACCTCGGCGCGCGGAGCGCCTAGACCACCGCGCCGCCCACGGCCCAGCGGGGGAGCAGCCCGTCCGGGTCGGTGACGACGCCGCCGCGGTGCCACAGCGCGAGGTGCAGCTCGGTCGCCGGGCCGACCAGCCGGGCGGCCCCTGCCGGCTCGGGGTCGGACGGCGCGAGCCGCCGGGCGGTCGTCGCGTCACCGGACACGACGACGTGCCAGCGGTCGCCGCTGTCGCTCGCCGTCACGAGCGCCGCGTACGGGTCGCCGTGTGCGCGAGGGCCCCTCCCGCGCCGCGGCCAGAAGCCGACGAGGAGCTCGTCGACCGCGTCCACCGCGACGTCGGCTCCCCACCAGGCGTCGGCGGCGCACGGCATCCGGCCCTCCCGGGCGGCGAGGACGTCGAGGGCGTGGACGGCCGTCTCGTGGTGCTGCCGCCGGGCCCAGAACAGCCGCGCCGGCGGGGCCTCGCGCAGGAAGGTGAACGCCTCGAGGTCGTCCGGGGCGTCGGCGAGGGTCGCGAGGAGGTCGTCGGCCCCCGCGCGCAGCCACCCGAGGAGGTCCGGGGCGGCGCGCCCCTCGGGCTCGAGGTCGGGGATGTCGAGGGTGCGGGGGTCGCCGCCGCGCAGCATCGCCGTCGCCCAGCGGTGCACGGCGCCCTGGTGCACGACGAGGTCGCGCACCAGCCACGCCGGGCAGCTCGGCACGGAGGCGTCGGGCCCGGCCTCCCCGGCCCACCCCACGAGGCGGTCGGTGGCCGCGGCGAGCCCGTCGAGGTGCTGCCCGACGTCGAGGTGCTGCGCGCTCATCCGCCGATCATGCCGCGAGGTCCCGGGACGCGAAAGAAGGCGGCACGCAGAGCCACGGACGTGTCCGTCTGCGTGTCGCCTCCTCTCGGCGACGGGGAGCGCGACCGCTCAGGCGAACTGCCAGGAGCGCTTGCTCAGGCCGAACCAGAACCCGTCGATGACGCTGGTGCCGGCGGTGTCGCCGTGGACCGACGCCGCGCCGAGCGCGACGTAGAGCGGCGCCCAGTGCTCGGTGCGCGGGTGGGCCTCGCGGGCCGCCGGGGCCTTGGCCAGGAAGTCGAGGACGGCGTCGACGTCACCGGCGGCCACGGTCTCGGCGGCCCAGTGGTCGAACTCGGCCGAGGGGGTGGGCGGGGCGGCGTCGGACCCGGCGTGCGGGTCGAACCAGCCGAGGTTGTGCGTCGTGAAGCCCGAGCCGACGATGAGGACGTTCTCGTCGCGCAGCGGGGCGAGCCGCCGGCCGAGGTCGAAGAGGCGGTGCGGGTCGAGCGTCGGCATCGAGAGCTGGACGACGGGCACGTCGGCGTCGGGGTACATCTCCTTGAGGGGGACGTACGCGCCGTGGTCGAGGCCGCGGGTGGGGTCCTGGTGCAGGGTCTCGCCGGAGGGGGCGAGCAGCCGGGCGACCGAGCGGGCGACGTCGGGGGCGCCCGGCGCGTCGTAGGTCACGTCGTAGTAGCGCTGCGGGAAGCCCCAGAAGTCGTAGGTCAGCGGGACGTCGCCGCTCGTCGCGGAGACCGAGACGGGCGCCTGTTCCCAGTGGGCCGAGACCATGAGGACGGCGTCGGGGCGCGGGAGGTCGCGCGACCAGCCGGCCAGCTGCGAGGTCCACAGGGCGTCGTCGGCGAGCGGCGGGGCGCCGTGGCTGAGGTACAGGACGGGCGGGCGGCTCGACGTGGCGGTGTCGGTCACGGTGGTCTCCTCGGACAAGTTGTTGAACATTCAACCACATGCCCCGCGCCGGTGTTCCCTACTCCGCGTCGTGGACGAGGATCGCCACCTGCGTGCGGTTCTCGAGCCCGAGCTTGGTGAGGATGCGCCCGACGTGGGCCTTGACGGTCGCGACGCTCAGGTGCAGCGCCGCCCCGATCTCGAGGTTGCTCCGTCCCCGCCCGAGGGCCAGCGCCACCTCGCGCTCGCGCTCGGTCAGGAGGGTGAGCGCCCGGCGGGCCTCGCCCCGGCGGCGCGCGACGACGTCGCCGTCGTCCCGCCCGGCGACCGCGGCGATGAGCGCCGTCGTCGCGCTCGGCGAGAGGGTCGGCTCGCCGGCCGCGACGGCGTGGACGGCCGCGACGAGGCGGGCCGGCGGGGTGTCCTTGAGGAGGAACCCGTGCGCGCCGACGCGCAGCGCCCGCAGCACCATCTCGTCGGCGTCGAAGGTCGTGAGGACGAGCACCCGCGGGGCGTCCGGCAGGGCCAGCAGGTCGCCGGTGGCCGCGATGCCGTCGCGGCGGGGCATCCGGATGTCCATGAGGACGACGTCGGGCCGGGTGCGGCGCACGAGGTCGGCCGCGTCCGCCCCGTCCGAGGCCTCGCCGACGACCTCGAGCGCGGGGTCGCCGCCGAGGATCATCGTCAGCCCGGCGCGCACGAGCGGGTCGTCGTCGACGAGGGCGACCCGGACCGCGGCGGTGCTCATGCCGCCCACGGTAGCGAGGCCCGCACGACGAACCGGTCCTCCTCCGGACCGTGCCGCAGCACGCCGCCGAGGAGGTCGACCCGCTCGTGGAGGCCGAGCAGCCCCAGGCCGGCGCCGGGCAGCGTCGCACCCGCGCCGACGGGCAGCGGGTTGGCGACGACGACCTCGACCGCGGCGCCGGCCCGCCCCTCCACCGAGACGGTGACCGGGCAGCCGGGCGCGTGCTTGCGGGCGTTGGTCAGCGCCTCCTGGACGAGCCGGTAGACCGTGCGGCCCGTCGTCGGCGGCACGGCGCCGTCGGTGCGGTCCTCGAACCCGAGCCGGGTCCCGGCCGCGCGGGCCTCGGCCACGAGCTGCGGCAGGTCGGCGAGCCCGGGCTGCGGGCGCTCCGGGGCGGGCGCCGCGTCGACGCCGTCCGCGCGCAGCACCCCGAGCACGTCGCGCAGGTCGCGCAGGGCGAGGTGGGCGTTCTCCTCGATGGTCCGCGCCGTCTGCGCCTGCTGCTCGGGGGAGAGGTCGGTGCGGAAGGTCAGGGCCCCCGCGTGCATCGCGACGAGCGAGATGCGGTGCGCGAGGACGTCGTGCATCTCGCGGGCGATGCGGGTGCGCTCGGCGGCCCGCGCCGCCGCGACCCGCGCCTGCTGCTCGCGCTCGCTCGTCTCGGCCCGCTCCCGGAACGACACGAGGCGCTCACGGTCGGCGCCGACCGACCAGCCCACGGCGAGGACGACGGCCACGAAGAGGCTGACGAGCAGGGCGGCGGCCCACAGCGGCAGCGGGCTGGGCTCGGGGTAGACGGACTCGAAGGCGAGGGCCGCCACGACGGTGGTGCCCCCGGCGAGCAGCAGCTCGCGCGGGCGGCGGCGGGTGGCGAGCGAGCAGAGGGCCAGCGTCGCCGGGCCGAAGGCCATCGGGGAGAGCGCGGTGAGCAGGGCGGTCGTCAGGGCCACGGCGAGCGGGAGCCGGCGGCGGGCGACGACGACGAGCACGAGGAGCAGCAGGCAGAGGAGGGGGTCGCCGACGAGGACCCACAGGGCGAGCGGGTGGTCGGAGAACCCCGCGTCCTCGAGGGACTCCAGGGTGAGCACCCAGACCGTGAGGCTCGCCAGCAGGGCGACGACGACCCGCCACGCCTGGCCCCACCACGGGAGCCGGGAAGCGGGCGGGGGAGGAGGCATCCGGCCACTGTAGGAGCGCGCCCCCGCGTCGCGCGTCGGCCGGAGGTCTCCCTCGGACCGCGCCGGGGGTAGACCTTCGGAGGGGGTGGGTCGAGACATGCGACGTCCCCGGTGCAGACCGTCGGGCGATGTGCCGCACCCCGGCCCGCGCCGAGGCTGGAGCCATGATCAGAGTCGAGAACCTCACCAAGCGCTACGGTCGCGTCACGGCCGTCGACGGCGTCACCTTCGAGGTCGGGGCGGGGTCGGTCACCGGCTTCCTCGGCCCGAACGGCGCCGGCAAGTCCACCGTCATGCGGATGCTCACCGGCCTCACGCCGCCGACGAGCGGCCGGGCGACCGTCCTCGGCCGCGAGTACCGCGACCTCGTCAACCCCGGCGGCCGGGTCGGCGTCATGCTCGACGCCTCGGCCCAGCACCCCGGGCGCACCGGCCGCGAGGCGCTCGTCCTCGCGGCGCTGACCGTCGGCGTCCCCCGGGGCCGGGTCGACGAGGTCCTGCGGATGGTCGGCCTCAGCGACGACGAGGCGGGGCGGCGCGTGCGCACCTACTCCCTCGGGATGCGTCAGCGCCTCGGCCTCGCCGGCGCCTTCCTCGGGGACCCGGAGGTGCTCGTCCTCGACGAGCCGGCCAACGGCCTGGACCCGCAGGGCATCCACTGGATGCGCACGCTGCTGCGCGGCTTCGCCGACCGCGGCGGGGCGGTGCTCCTCTCCTCCCACCTGCTCCACGAGGTGCAGGCCGTCGCCGACGACGTCGTCGTCATCGGGCGCGGCCGGGTCGTCGCGCGCGGCGCGGTGGCCGAGCTCGTCGCCGGCGAGGGCACGCGGGTGTCGTCCGAGGACGACGCCGCGCTCGCCGGGGCCCTCGAGGCCGCGGGTCACGCCGTGTCCCGGACCGCGGACGGCGTCGTCGTCGACGTCGAGCCGGCCGTCGTCGGCCGGGCCGCGCTCGCGGCGGGGGTCGTGGTGACCGACCTGCGGCCGCACGGCGCGCAGGGGCTCGAGGAGCTCTTCCTGCGGTTGACCGCCGACGACGCGCGGGAGGTGGCGGCGTGAGCACCGCGACCCGGGCCCCCGAGGCCCCGACCGTCCCCGCGTCCGCCTCCGCACCCCGCGGCGGCCGGCCCGGCGTCCCCCTCGCCCGCCTGCTGCGGGTCGAGCTGCGCAAGCTCGTCGACACCCGGGCGGGGCGCTGGCTGCTCGGCGTCACGGCCGGCCTGGCCGTCGCCGTCGTCGCCGCCCTGCTCGTCTGGGGGTCGGCGAAGGACTCCTCCTACGTCGGGCTGCTCGGCCTGGCAGCGCTGCCCCTCTCGGTGCTCCTGCCGATCCTCGGCATCATGGCCGCGACCGCCGAGTGGTCGCAGCGCACCGGTCTCGTGACGTTCGCGCTCGAGCCGCACCGGGGCCGGGTCGTCGCGGCCAAGGCGCTGGCGTCGGTCGTCCTCGGCGTCGCCGTCGTCCTCGTGACCGCCGCCGCCGTCGCGCTGGCCCGTCTCGTGGGCTCGCTCGTCCGGGGCGGCGACACCGTGTGGTCGGTCCCCGCGGCGACGGGCGGCGGCCTCGCGCTCGCGCTGGTCCTCTTCCTCGTCCAGGGCGTCGGCTTCGGTCTGCTCTTCCTCAACACTCCGTTGGCCATCGTCGCCTCGTTCGCGCTGCCGACCGCCCTGAGCATCGTCGCCGGGCTCGCCGAGGGCGCCCAGCGGGTCACCGCGTGGCTCGACCTCTCGCTCGTCACCGAGCCGCTCATGACCGGGACGATGCGGGGCGAGGACTGGGCCCATCTCGCCACCTCCGCGCTCGTCTGGGTCGCCCTGCCCGTGGCCGTCGGCACGTGGCGGGTCACCCGCAAGGAGATCGCCTGAGGGTCCGGCGCCGGTCGTCCCGGGCAATTCCCGGAACGACCGGCGCCGACCCCCCGACGTCCTCTACCGTGCGGAGTACCGGAAGGGCTTGTAGGGGGCCTTTCCTCGCCGAAAGCGTTGCCACGTGACCGTTCAGCTGCAGCTGCCTGCTCCGTCCGTCACCACCGACCGCGTCGAGCGCGTCACGCGCGGCCTGGGCCTGGCCCTCGTCGTGGCCGTGTCCGCGGCCACCGCCGCGCTGACCGCCCGGGGCCTGCCGTCCGTCGTGCCGCTCGTCGCGGTCCTCCTCTCCGTCGGGGCCTGCGTGGCCTACACGCTGGGCGCCGGCACCTCGCCGCGCCGGGGGCTCCCGGCGCTGCTCGTCGTCATCGGGCTCGGTCTCGCGGCCGCGGCCTGGACGACCGCCAGCCCGGCCCCGCTCTCGCTCCTCGTCATCGGCCTCGTCGCCACCGCGGCCGTCCTCGCGCAGCTGCACCGCAGCCACCGCTGAGCCGCCCGGACGGCCCCCGTCGGGCCGTCCCACCGCCGCGCCGCCGACGACCCGGGTGTGCGCCGGGCGCCTCCCGAGCGCTACCGTCGGGCCGTCACCACGTCCGAGCAGCGACGAATCCGCTGCACGTGGCCGACGGAACAGGCAGGTGTGAGGCATGGCATCCGGACGCAAGCTCGTCATCGTGGAGTCCCCGGCGAAGGCGAAGACCATCGCGGGCTACCTCGGCAGCGACTGGGACGTGGAGGCCTCGGTCGGCCACATCCGCGACATCCCCACCCCGAGCGAGATGCCGGCGGAGATCAAGAAGGGCCCGTTCGGCAAGTTCGGGGTCAACGTCGACGACGACTTCGACCCGTACTACGTCGTCGACGCGGACAAGCGGAAGAAGGTCCGCGAGCTCAAGGCCCTCCTGAAGAACGCCGACGAGCTCTACCTCGCCACTGATGAGGACCGCGAGGGCGAGGCCATCGCGTGGCACCTGTTCGAGACCCTCCAGCCCAAGGTCCCGGTCAAGCGGATGGTCTTCCACGAGATCACCCGAGAGGCGATCCAGCGGGCCGCCAACCAGACCCGCGACATCAACGTCGCCCTCGTCGACGCGCAGGAGACCCGCCGCATCCTCGACCGCCTCTACGGCTACGAGGTGAGCCCGGTCCTGTGGCGCAAGGTCAAGGCCGGCCTGTCCGCCGGGCGCGTGCAGTCCGTCGCCACCCGGCTCGTCGTCGAGCGCGAGCGCGAGCGGATGAAGTTCGTCCGCGCCTCGTACTGGGACGTCGACGCCGACGTCACCCCCGGCGCCGCCGAGGACCTCTTCACCGCCCGCCTGACGGGCGTCGACGGCAAGCGCGTCGCCACCGGCCGCGACTTCGCCGACGACGGCACCCTCAAGGGCGAGCGCTCGGTGCAGCTCGACGAGGAGCGCGCCACCGGCATCGCCGAGGCGCTGCGCAGCGCGCAGGTCACCGTCGCCGAGGTCTCCGAGAAGCCCTACACGCGCCGCCCCAGCGCCCCCTTCACGACGAGCACCCTCCAGCAGGAGGCCTCGCGCAAGCTGCGCCTCAACTCGCGCAACGCGATGCGGGTCGCCCAGCGCCTGTACGAGAACGGCTACATCACCTACATGCGGACCGACAGCACCGCGCTGTCCGACACCGCCCTCACCGCCGCCCGGCAGCAGGCCCGCGAGATGTACGGGGGCGACTCGGTGCCGGACGCGCCGCGCCGCTACGAGAAGAAGGTCAAGAACGCCCAGGAGGCCCACGAGGCCATCCGCCCGGCCGGTGACCGCTTCCGTACCCCGGCGCAGGTCGCCGGCGAGCTGCGCGGCGAGGAGTTCCGCCTCTACGAGCTCATCTGGATGCGCACCGTCGCCTCGCAGATGGCCGACGCCCGCGGCTCGACCGCGTCGGTGCGGCTCGCGGCGACGCTGCGCGACGGCGCCCCGGCCCGCGAGGTCGAGCTGTCGGCCAGCGGCACCGTCATCACCTTCCGCGGCTTCCTCGCCGCCTACGAGGAGGGCCGCGACGACGCCCGCACCCGCGACGACGACGAGCGCCGCCTGCCGAAGCTCGGCGCGGGGCGCTCGCTCGACGTCAAGCGCGCCGAGGCGAACGGCCACGAGACCTCGCCGCCGGCCCGCTACACCGAGGCGACGCTCGTCAAGGCGATGGAGGAACGCGGCATCGGCCGGCCCTCGACCTACGCCTCGACGATCGGCACCATCCAGGACCGCGGCTACGTCTCGAACCGGGGCTCGGCGCTCGTGCCGTCCTGGCTCGCGTTCGCGGTGACGCGCCTCATGGAGGAGCACTTCGGGCGGCTCGTCGACTACGACTTCACCGCCTCGATGGAGGAGGACCTCGACGCCATCGCCCGCGGCGACGAGCAGCGCGCGGCGTGGCTGCGCCGCTTCTACTTCGGCGACGAGGCGAGCTCGGCCGAGGGGCTGCGCTCGCTCGTCGAGGACCTCGGCGACATCGACGCCCGGGCCATCTCGACGATCGACATCGGCGACGGCGTCGTCGTGCGCGTCGGCCGCTACGGTCCCTACGTCGAGGAGGTCGTGCCCGCCGGCATCGACCCCACGACCGGTGAGGTGACGGATGCCGCTGCCGCGGAGTCCGGTGCGACACAGCCCCGCCGGGCCACGATCAACGACGACATCGCGCCCGACGAGATGACGCCGGCCATCGCCCGCGAGCTGCTCGAGCGCGCCGCCGACGACGGCCGCGTCCTCGGCCAGGACCCGGAGACCGGCCGCGACGTCGTCGCCAAGGCCGGCCGCTACGGCCCCTACGTCACCGAGGTGCTGCCGGAGGAGGAGCAGGGCAAGGGCAAGAACAAGGTCAAGCCGCGCACCGCCTCCCTCTTCAAGGACATGGACCTCGGCACGATCGAGCTCGACACCGCGCTGCAGCTGCTGTCGCTGCCGCGCGTCGTCGGCACGAGCACCGAGGAGGACGGCAGCAGCGTCGAGATCACCGCGCAGAACGGTCGCTACGGGCCCTACCTCAAGAAGGGCACCGACTCGCGCTCGCTGACGAGCGAGCAGCAGCTGTTCGACATCACGCTCGAGGAGGCGCTCGCGATCTACGCGCAGCCCAAGCAGCGTGGGCGCGCCGCCGCCAAGCCGCCGCTGGCCGAGCTCGGCACCGACCCGGTGTCCGGCAAGCCGGTCGTCGTCAAGGACGGGCGGTTCGGGCCGTACGTCACCGACGGCGAGACCAACGCGACGCTGCGCAAGGACGACGACCCGGAGCAGATCACCCCCGAGCGCGGCTACGAGCTGCTCGCCGACAAGCGCGCCAAGGGCCCGGCGAAGAAGACCGCCCGCAAGACGGTCAAGAAGGCGACGACGAAGAAGGCCGCCACGAAGAAGACCGCGGCGAAGAAGTCCGTGGCCAAGAAGACGACGACGAAGACCGCCAAGAAGGCCTGACCCGGCCACCGGTAGAGCGACGAGGACGTGCCGTCACTGCCCCAGCGCAGGCGGCACGTCCTCGCCGTTCGTGGCGCTCCACCGCGACCCGTGGCGTTGCGGTGGCTGTTACCGGCCAGTAGGTTCGAGGCATGGCCTTCGACCCGCAGACCCTGACCACCGCCTCGCCGGCCGAGTTCGTCGCGGCGGTGAAGCGGGCGTCCGACGGCGAGATCCGCGACGCCTTCGCCGGCGAGCACCGCACCGCGATGCTCGACGCCGTCTTCGGCCGCTTCCCCGAGCAGTTCCGGGCCGACAAGGCCGGCGACCGCAGCGCCCGCATCGACTTCCGGGTCACCGGCGGGCCGGGGGACACCAGCGACACCTACGCCGTCGTCGTCGACCACGGCACGTGCACCGTCGAGAAGGCGCCGACCGCCGAGGCGGACCTCTCGCTCATGGCCGGGCCGGTCGAGTTCCTCAAGCTCATCTCGGGCACCGGCAACCCGGCGATGATGTTCATGATGGGCAGGATCAAGGCCCGCGGCGACCTCGGCCTGGCCACCGCCCTCGCGAACTGGTTCGAGACCCCGAAGGCCTGACCCGCGCCGCGGCCCGGCCCGCGGACCCGGTCCCGGTCGCCTCACGCGTATCGGGTGACCCGACAACGCTGCGCTCCCCCCGAGAACGGTTCCGGGGTGAGGCGCGCCCGTATCGGGTGACCCGATACGCGAGTGACGTGGGGGCCATCCTTGCCCCGCCCTCGTCTCGCCACGCCGGCCCTCGTCCTGCGGGCGACCTGCGCGGGTCCGGGTGCGACCGCACGCGCACCGGCGCAGGTGACACGGAGGACGGGACGCGGCCCTCCCTCGCCCCACCTGCAGGAACGTTGTTGCTCCGGACGATCCCGGCGGTGTCGCGACGTAGCGTGACGGCATGTCCCTCGTCACGAGCTCCGGCTACGCCCACGTCCGCCTCACCGTCACCGACATCGAGCGCTCGGTCGACTTCTACGACCGCGTCTTCGGCTGGGAGAAGGCCGTCGACGCCCGCGATCACCAGGGCGAGCCCGGGCTCGAGGACGCCGCCGAGAAGTTCTACGGCGGCGTCGTCTACCAGACCCCGCAGGGCACCCTCTTCGGCCTGCGCCCGGTCGGGTCGCAGCCCTTCCGCTCCGACGTCACCGGCCTGGACCACGTGAGCTTC is from Arthrobacter sp. NEB 688 and encodes:
- a CDS encoding ABC transporter permease; amino-acid sequence: MSTATRAPEAPTVPASASAPRGGRPGVPLARLLRVELRKLVDTRAGRWLLGVTAGLAVAVVAALLVWGSAKDSSYVGLLGLAALPLSVLLPILGIMAATAEWSQRTGLVTFALEPHRGRVVAAKALASVVLGVAVVLVTAAAVALARLVGSLVRGGDTVWSVPAATGGGLALALVLFLVQGVGFGLLFLNTPLAIVASFALPTALSIVAGLAEGAQRVTAWLDLSLVTEPLMTGTMRGEDWAHLATSALVWVALPVAVGTWRVTRKEIA
- a CDS encoding SCP2 sterol-binding domain-containing protein — encoded protein: MAFDPQTLTTASPAEFVAAVKRASDGEIRDAFAGEHRTAMLDAVFGRFPEQFRADKAGDRSARIDFRVTGGPGDTSDTYAVVVDHGTCTVEKAPTAEADLSLMAGPVEFLKLISGTGNPAMMFMMGRIKARGDLGLATALANWFETPKA
- the topA gene encoding type I DNA topoisomerase yields the protein MASGRKLVIVESPAKAKTIAGYLGSDWDVEASVGHIRDIPTPSEMPAEIKKGPFGKFGVNVDDDFDPYYVVDADKRKKVRELKALLKNADELYLATDEDREGEAIAWHLFETLQPKVPVKRMVFHEITREAIQRAANQTRDINVALVDAQETRRILDRLYGYEVSPVLWRKVKAGLSAGRVQSVATRLVVERERERMKFVRASYWDVDADVTPGAAEDLFTARLTGVDGKRVATGRDFADDGTLKGERSVQLDEERATGIAEALRSAQVTVAEVSEKPYTRRPSAPFTTSTLQQEASRKLRLNSRNAMRVAQRLYENGYITYMRTDSTALSDTALTAARQQAREMYGGDSVPDAPRRYEKKVKNAQEAHEAIRPAGDRFRTPAQVAGELRGEEFRLYELIWMRTVASQMADARGSTASVRLAATLRDGAPAREVELSASGTVITFRGFLAAYEEGRDDARTRDDDERRLPKLGAGRSLDVKRAEANGHETSPPARYTEATLVKAMEERGIGRPSTYASTIGTIQDRGYVSNRGSALVPSWLAFAVTRLMEEHFGRLVDYDFTASMEEDLDAIARGDEQRAAWLRRFYFGDEASSAEGLRSLVEDLGDIDARAISTIDIGDGVVVRVGRYGPYVEEVVPAGIDPTTGEVTDAAAAESGATQPRRATINDDIAPDEMTPAIARELLERAADDGRVLGQDPETGRDVVAKAGRYGPYVTEVLPEEEQGKGKNKVKPRTASLFKDMDLGTIELDTALQLLSLPRVVGTSTEEDGSSVEITAQNGRYGPYLKKGTDSRSLTSEQQLFDITLEEALAIYAQPKQRGRAAAKPPLAELGTDPVSGKPVVVKDGRFGPYVTDGETNATLRKDDDPEQITPERGYELLADKRAKGPAKKTARKTVKKATTKKAATKKTAAKKSVAKKTTTKTAKKA
- a CDS encoding VOC family protein encodes the protein MSLVTSSGYAHVRLTVTDIERSVDFYDRVFGWEKAVDARDHQGEPGLEDAAEKFYGGVVYQTPQGTLFGLRPVGSQPFRSDVTGLDHVSFAVAARADLDAAAQALGDAGISHGEVVELTDAGIAILSFQDPDDVNLELTAPLS